One Lycium barbarum isolate Lr01 chromosome 5, ASM1917538v2, whole genome shotgun sequence genomic window carries:
- the LOC132640522 gene encoding polyadenylate-binding protein 2-like — translation MEEEEHEVYGGEIPMEAEMETDTLTAPTDDDASVKELDEMKKRLKEMEDEAAALRDMQAKVEKEMGSVQDPANAAASQANREEVDARSIFVGNVDYACTPEEVQQHFQACGTVNRVTILTDKFGQPKGFAYVEFVEQEAIQEALQLNESELHGRQLKVMPKRTNVPGMKQFRPRRFNPYMPYGFRRPYAPAPYFYSPYGYGKVPRFRRASRFMPYY, via the exons ATGGAAGAAGAAGAGCATGAAGTATACGGAGGAGAGATTCCAATGGAAGCTGAAATGGAAACTGATACCTTAACTGCCCCCACTGATGATGATGCCTCCGTTAAG GAATTggatgagatgaagaagcgaTTGAAAGAGATGGAAGATGAAGCTGCTGCTCTCCGTGATATGCAGGCCAAAGTTGAGAAAGAAATGGGCTCTGTCCAAg ATCCTGCTAATGCAGCTGCTTCGCAGGCAAACCGTGAGGAAGTGGATGCACGATCAATATTTGTTGGCAAT GTTGATTATGCATGTACCCCAGAGGAAGTTCAGCAGCATTTCCAGGCATGTGGCACTGTGAATCGAGTTACCATTCTAACTGATAAGTTTGGTCAACCTAAAGGTTTTGCTTATGTGGAATTCGTTGAACAAGAAGCTATTCAGGAGGCACTCCAACTGAATGAGTCCGAACTGCACGGACGACAGTTGAAG GTTATGCCCAAGAGGACTAATGTTCCAGGGATGAAACAGTTTCGTCCGAGGCGCTTCAATCCTTATATGCCTTACGGATTCAGAAGACCATATGCACCTGCCCCTTATTTCTACTCTCCTTATGGATATGG GAAAGTTCCGAGATTCAGGAGGGCTTCGCGGTTCATGCCTTACTACTAA